One region of Desertifilum tharense IPPAS B-1220 genomic DNA includes:
- the nikA gene encoding nickel ABC transporter substrate-binding protein, translating into MSFLGKVLLPLAIGALVVLPGCARPQASSNRQADLVFSWSQDVGPLNPHLYGPSQMFAQDMIFEPLVSYGRGGEILPALAESWEVSPDGRLITFQLRQGVQFSDGEPFNAEAAKLNFDQVLANTGAHEWLELIQQIDRVEAEGDYTLRLYLKNPYYPALQELALIRPVRFLSPAAFPDSGTTADGIKQPIGTGPWVLAEYRKDDVAVFRRNENYWGERPDLEQVIVRIIPDGETRVIAFESGELDLIYGNGVISLDAFQQLQQSGRFQAEISQPLSTRAIAIHSGRGPTQELAVRRAIQHSFNKDAVIEAIFYNTERRADTYFSDEVPYANIGLEPYNYNVEQANALLEEAGWTLPAGGAIRQKNGQPLVLELSFNALNNIDKAIAEALQADLRRVGIDLRLLGEEQQSWLERQSNGEFHLIFNDTWGPPYEPHAMVSSMRKPSHADYEAQSGLPMKAEIDRKIALVLISTDETTRQQLYRDLLTTLHEQAVYLPISYSTNLAVFRETINGFEFASQANQIPFKQLTKTPKSNR; encoded by the coding sequence ATGAGCTTTTTAGGAAAGGTTTTATTACCGCTTGCCATCGGAGCCTTAGTGGTGTTGCCCGGTTGCGCGCGTCCGCAGGCATCCTCTAATCGACAAGCGGATCTAGTTTTTTCCTGGTCGCAGGATGTTGGCCCCCTCAATCCTCATCTGTATGGCCCTAGCCAAATGTTTGCTCAAGATATGATTTTTGAGCCATTGGTGAGCTATGGGCGAGGGGGGGAAATTCTGCCTGCTTTAGCTGAAAGTTGGGAGGTGTCACCAGATGGCAGACTCATCACCTTTCAATTGCGGCAAGGGGTACAGTTTTCAGATGGAGAACCCTTTAATGCTGAAGCTGCCAAGCTCAACTTCGATCAAGTCCTAGCCAACACTGGGGCGCATGAGTGGTTAGAACTGATCCAGCAGATCGATCGCGTCGAAGCCGAAGGGGACTATACGCTGAGGTTGTATCTCAAAAATCCCTACTATCCGGCTCTCCAGGAGTTGGCGTTAATTCGTCCGGTGCGGTTCCTCTCGCCTGCGGCTTTCCCCGATTCGGGTACCACGGCGGATGGCATCAAGCAACCGATTGGCACAGGGCCGTGGGTGTTGGCAGAATATCGTAAAGATGATGTTGCGGTGTTTCGACGCAATGAAAATTACTGGGGCGAACGGCCCGATCTCGAACAGGTCATCGTGCGGATCATTCCTGACGGAGAAACGCGGGTTATTGCCTTTGAAAGCGGAGAACTAGATTTAATCTATGGCAATGGTGTGATTAGCCTGGACGCTTTTCAACAGTTGCAGCAATCTGGGCGTTTCCAGGCGGAAATCTCACAACCGTTGAGTACCAGAGCGATCGCGATTCATTCCGGTCGAGGTCCAACCCAAGAATTAGCCGTGCGTCGGGCGATTCAACATAGCTTCAACAAAGATGCCGTGATTGAAGCCATTTTCTATAACACTGAGCGACGCGCCGATACTTACTTTTCCGATGAGGTTCCCTATGCCAACATTGGACTAGAGCCATATAACTACAATGTAGAACAAGCCAATGCCCTTTTAGAGGAAGCCGGGTGGACGTTACCCGCAGGCGGTGCAATTCGTCAAAAGAATGGACAGCCCCTTGTTCTAGAGCTATCTTTTAATGCGCTCAATAATATTGATAAGGCGATCGCAGAAGCACTACAGGCAGATTTGAGACGAGTAGGCATCGATCTACGGTTGCTTGGCGAAGAACAGCAATCATGGCTTGAGCGCCAGAGTAATGGTGAATTTCACCTGATTTTTAACGACACCTGGGGGCCGCCCTATGAACCTCACGCGATGGTGTCATCCATGCGGAAGCCTTCCCACGCGGACTATGAAGCGCAGTCTGGATTGCCGATGAAGGCAGAGATCGATCGGAAAATTGCTCTGGTGCTGATCTCCACAGATGAAACCACCCGCCAGCAGTTGTACCGCGACCTGCTCACCACCTTACACGAGCAGGCGGTCTATCTCCCCATTTCCTACTCCACCAATCTTGCA
- a CDS encoding bifunctional 2-polyprenyl-6-hydroxyphenol methylase/3-demethylubiquinol 3-O-methyltransferase UbiG has protein sequence MTSKIVETWLTNSQEENSMFDDHYPLWQVMIDRISEKSLEGKTVLDVGCNQGGFLRVLYQQKPFQKGIGVDVARQAIEIANNNKKDLPIHYEARNDLEPFKSEIQVAFSHEVLYLVQDLKRHAQEMFDCLQSQGVYYAALGCHSDNPLWSNWKKVIEAESNLEVQNYSLNFIADTFRQAGFLVFAQKFMLNDFMLMKESSTYFPNVMDSLNYYWDYKILWKFVKP, from the coding sequence ATGACCAGTAAAATTGTTGAGACTTGGCTAACCAATTCCCAAGAAGAGAATTCCATGTTTGACGATCATTATCCCTTGTGGCAAGTGATGATCGATCGCATATCCGAAAAAAGCCTAGAAGGGAAGACAGTGCTTGATGTGGGCTGCAATCAAGGTGGATTTTTGCGGGTTTTATATCAGCAAAAACCCTTTCAGAAAGGCATTGGGGTTGATGTGGCTAGACAGGCCATTGAAATTGCCAATAATAATAAGAAAGATCTGCCGATTCATTATGAAGCGCGTAATGATTTAGAACCCTTTAAATCAGAAATTCAGGTTGCATTTAGTCACGAAGTTTTGTATTTAGTTCAAGACTTGAAACGCCATGCTCAAGAAATGTTTGATTGCCTTCAATCGCAAGGGGTTTACTATGCTGCATTAGGTTGTCATTCAGATAATCCGCTATGGTCAAACTGGAAAAAAGTGATTGAGGCAGAGTCGAATCTTGAAGTGCAAAACTACAGCCTCAACTTCATTGCTGATACCTTCCGGCAAGCTGGATTTTTGGTTTTTGCCCAAAAATTTATGCTCAATGACTTTATGCTGATGAAGGAAAGCAGCACCTATTTTCCCAATGTTATGGATTCTCTGAATTACTATTGGGATTACAAGATCCTATGGAAGTTTGTTAAACCGTAG